One region of Chloroflexota bacterium genomic DNA includes:
- a CDS encoding acyl-CoA carboxylase subunit beta, translating to MKKEVKELHDLREEINKMGGEEAVKKHHDRGKLTARERLDLLIEKGTFVEVGMLGGEFGVSELVPADGVITGYGKMDDGVRVRDVAVAAYDFTVRGGSMGITNERKVSRIREIALKQRIPMIWLGDSGGARVSGGGLSGEMIPMFADSGYLFKEESLMSGVIPLVAAMMGPGYAGTAYIPGLSDFVPMVKGTSFMGLGGPSLVKMVIRETLTEDELGGSKVHCEISGCGDLEVASDEECIKAIKAYLSFFPQNYDDKPPRKNWSGDPEALIPDGILNVIPDSPREAFDMHDLIKHIVDDGYLFEIKPKWGRNIIVGFGRIAGYSIGIIGNNPIFYGGVIDIDAADKAARFIWLCDAFNIPLLFLSDVPGFMVGSKAEKSGIIRHGAKMIHTVAEATVPKFTIIVRKSYGAGYYAMCGRSFDPDLLIAYPGAEISVMGPEGMVSIFARKQLAEAENPQEMVERLADDIRPQFDIHKPARLGVVDDVIDPRETRKVLIRALEFTKDKKILRHPRKHGVYPV from the coding sequence ATGAAGAAGGAGGTTAAAGAACTTCACGACCTCCGCGAGGAAATCAATAAGATGGGCGGCGAGGAAGCCGTCAAAAAACACCATGACAGAGGGAAATTGACCGCACGGGAACGTCTTGACCTCTTGATTGAAAAGGGGACATTTGTTGAAGTTGGTATGCTTGGTGGTGAATTTGGTGTGAGCGAGCTTGTCCCAGCTGACGGGGTCATCACCGGATATGGCAAGATGGATGACGGGGTCAGAGTTAGAGATGTAGCTGTGGCAGCTTATGATTTTACTGTGAGGGGCGGCTCCATGGGCATAACAAATGAAAGAAAGGTGTCCCGTATAAGGGAAATCGCTCTAAAACAGAGAATCCCAATGATATGGCTGGGAGATTCTGGAGGTGCCAGAGTAAGCGGCGGAGGCCTCTCTGGTGAAATGATACCAATGTTTGCTGATTCTGGCTATCTCTTCAAAGAAGAATCTCTGATGTCAGGCGTAATACCTCTGGTTGCGGCCATGATGGGGCCAGGATATGCTGGTACCGCCTATATCCCGGGCCTTTCCGATTTCGTGCCTATGGTTAAAGGAACTAGCTTTATGGGTCTAGGTGGACCATCCTTGGTTAAAATGGTGATTCGAGAAACACTTACCGAGGATGAACTGGGGGGCTCTAAAGTTCACTGTGAGATAAGCGGCTGTGGTGATCTTGAAGTAGCTAGCGACGAGGAATGTATTAAAGCAATAAAAGCATATCTGTCTTTCTTCCCCCAAAATTACGATGACAAACCGCCTCGAAAGAATTGGTCTGGAGACCCTGAAGCTTTAATCCCTGACGGTATACTGAATGTTATCCCGGACAGCCCTCGGGAAGCCTTTGATATGCACGACCTCATAAAACATATAGTTGACGACGGTTATTTGTTTGAAATCAAACCAAAATGGGGAAGGAATATCATTGTCGGATTCGGGAGGATAGCTGGTTATTCAATAGGAATTATCGGCAATAACCCCATCTTCTATGGTGGGGTCATCGACATTGATGCCGCCGACAAAGCTGCCCGCTTCATTTGGCTCTGCGATGCTTTCAATATCCCACTTCTCTTCCTCTCTGATGTCCCTGGCTTCATGGTGGGGTCTAAAGCAGAGAAATCGGGGATTATCAGGCATGGCGCCAAGATGATTCATACCGTTGCTGAAGCTACCGTCCCTAAATTCACCATAATTGTAAGAAAATCCTACGGTGCCGGGTACTATGCCATGTGCGGCAGGTCTTTTGACCCCGATTTGCTGATCGCCTACCCCGGGGCTGAGATATCGGTTATGGGCCCTGAGGGTATGGTGTCCATCTTCGCCAGAAAGCAGCTAGCAGAGGCTGAAAACCCTCAGGAGATGGTAGAGCGCCTTGCCGATGACATAAGGCCTCAATTTGACATTCACAAGCCAGCCAGATTAGGCGTAGTAGATGACGTCATCGACCCCAGGGAAACCAGAAAGGTCTTAATCAGAGCTCTCGAATTTACCAAAGATAAGAAGATACTCAGGCATCCCAGAAAGCATGGAGTTTATCCAGTGTAA
- a CDS encoding crotonase codes for MYQTITTEVKDKVTTITLSREERRNAISPTMMTELLDAFKKYDDDPAVVAIVLTGAGSKVFCAGADFAESMGATTSFLDRYEGQRNFAELFKIIRDLKKPLIGRMNGHALGGGLGLACACDIVIAADDCLFGTPEINVALFPYIIMATLARFASAPKRLLEMMLTGERIPAKEAQQLGLVNYVVPRDQLDAKVDEIAKKIVNKSPAILRLGRRAFYTMRDMEYEKALEYLASMLAINMMAEDVGEGIAAFLEKREPVWKGK; via the coding sequence ATGTACCAAACTATAACAACAGAGGTAAAAGACAAAGTAACCACAATCACCCTATCTCGTGAGGAGCGAAGAAATGCGATTTCACCAACGATGATGACCGAACTCCTGGATGCCTTCAAGAAATATGACGATGACCCAGCAGTAGTCGCCATTGTTCTCACCGGTGCCGGCAGTAAGGTCTTCTGTGCCGGTGCTGACTTTGCCGAATCTATGGGTGCTACAACGAGTTTTCTCGACCGCTATGAGGGTCAGAGAAATTTTGCCGAGCTCTTTAAGATAATCAGAGACTTAAAGAAGCCTTTGATCGGTCGGATGAATGGCCATGCCCTGGGTGGTGGACTTGGTCTGGCTTGTGCCTGTGACATAGTAATCGCTGCCGATGATTGTCTCTTTGGAACACCGGAAATAAACGTGGCGCTATTCCCTTATATCATCATGGCAACTTTAGCCCGCTTTGCTTCAGCTCCAAAAAGACTGCTCGAGATGATGCTCACCGGAGAAAGAATTCCTGCCAAAGAGGCGCAACAACTTGGCCTGGTGAACTATGTTGTGCCCAGAGACCAATTGGATGCCAAAGTTGATGAAATCGCCAAGAAAATAGTCAATAAAAGCCCGGCTATTCTTAGGCTCGGCAGAAGAGCATTTTACACCATGCGCGATATGGAATATGAGAAAGCCCTGGAATACCTGGCATCAATGCTGGCGATTAATATGATGGCTGAAGATGTAGGTGAAGGGATTGCCGCTTTTCTGGAAAAGCGTGAACCAGTATGGAAAGGAAAATAA
- a CDS encoding ABC transporter ATP-binding protein, whose amino-acid sequence MLKLNSIEVIYLNVILVLKGVSLEVPEGAIVTLLGGNGAGKTTTLKAISGLLYTEEGEVTDGSIEWDGQRIDRMNPEDVVKLGIVQVMEGRPMFEHLSVEEELKVGAYIRRDAAGVRRDLDMVYGYFPKLKDLRHATTGYLSGGERQMVVMGRALMARPKLMLLDEPSLGLSPILVKEIFDIVKRINAEEKTSILVVEQNAKAALELADYGYVMENGRVVMDGPAEKLRDNEDIKEFYLGLSKVGQRRSYREVKHYKRRKRWLA is encoded by the coding sequence ATGTTAAAGTTAAACAGTATTGAAGTTATCTATCTCAATGTCATACTGGTGCTGAAAGGAGTTTCACTGGAAGTACCAGAAGGGGCGATTGTAACACTGCTTGGTGGTAATGGCGCCGGCAAGACGACCACGCTTAAGGCAATTTCTGGATTGCTTTATACGGAGGAAGGTGAAGTAACCGATGGCAGCATTGAGTGGGATGGCCAGAGAATAGACAGGATGAACCCTGAAGATGTGGTCAAGTTGGGAATTGTCCAGGTTATGGAGGGGCGTCCCATGTTTGAGCACCTTAGTGTAGAAGAAGAATTGAAAGTAGGCGCCTACATTCGGAGGGACGCTGCAGGCGTGCGAAGAGATTTGGATATGGTCTATGGTTATTTCCCAAAGCTGAAAGACTTGCGTCATGCAACAACAGGTTATCTTTCCGGAGGTGAAAGGCAGATGGTAGTGATGGGGCGGGCGCTCATGGCACGCCCGAAGCTGATGCTTTTGGATGAGCCGTCCCTGGGGCTTAGCCCGATACTGGTGAAAGAGATCTTTGACATAGTGAAAAGGATTAACGCCGAGGAAAAAACATCCATTTTAGTGGTGGAACAGAATGCTAAGGCTGCACTGGAGTTGGCTGATTACGGCTACGTGATGGAGAATGGCCGTGTGGTTATGGATGGGCCGGCTGAGAAACTGAGAGATAACGAGGACATAAAGGAATTCTACCTGGGTTTGAGTAAAGTGGGGCAACGAAGGAGCTATCGTGAAGTGAAGCACTACAAGCGGCGGAAGCGGTGGCTGGCATGA
- a CDS encoding ATP-grasp domain-containing protein, producing MLKSILIVNRGEIARRIIRTAKKLGIETIAIYSDADETALFVKEADKAIRVSGAKPKDSYLNIDSIIEIAKGAEASAIHPGYGFLAERWEFAQRCESEGFIFIGPNSDVINKMGDKARSREIATTLDIPIPPGSGILSNVDEAKEWAAKLSFPVIFKASAGGGGIGMRKVEKLEEVAEAFDEASNRAMLAFGDNRVYIEKYLESPHHIEIQILGDNDGNVVTFPERECSVQRRHQKVIEESPSPFATPELRLGLRQAAKRLAQELGYSNAGTVEFVVDKHRNFYFLEINTRLQVEHPITEMITGFDLVAEQIGIASDQPLSIKEDDLKWKGWALEARIYAEDSENFYPSPGKLLSYVEPQGDGVRVDSGYKAGDTISQFYDPLIAKLVVWGKDRDEAIMKMLKALEDYEITGIKNNIPFLKKAFDSAMFKSGTYDTHFISKLLEVKNG from the coding sequence ATGCTTAAATCTATACTCATTGTCAACCGCGGAGAGATTGCGCGGCGGATAATCAGAACCGCTAAAAAATTAGGTATTGAGACCATAGCCATATATTCGGACGCAGACGAGACAGCTCTATTTGTCAAAGAAGCAGATAAGGCGATAAGGGTTAGTGGCGCCAAACCCAAAGACAGCTACCTTAATATCGACAGTATTATTGAAATAGCCAAAGGGGCAGAGGCAAGCGCTATTCATCCCGGATATGGCTTCTTAGCGGAAAGGTGGGAATTCGCCCAGCGGTGTGAAAGCGAAGGCTTCATATTTATCGGACCAAATTCTGATGTCATCAATAAAATGGGGGACAAGGCACGCTCCCGAGAAATCGCTACCACTCTGGACATACCAATCCCACCGGGGAGCGGAATATTAAGCAATGTGGATGAGGCAAAAGAATGGGCAGCAAAGCTTTCTTTCCCTGTCATTTTTAAAGCATCAGCCGGTGGTGGCGGGATAGGCATGAGAAAAGTGGAAAAACTGGAGGAGGTAGCAGAAGCCTTCGATGAGGCCTCAAATCGGGCTATGTTAGCCTTTGGCGACAACAGAGTCTACATCGAAAAGTATCTTGAGTCGCCTCATCATATAGAAATCCAAATCCTGGGGGACAACGACGGTAACGTGGTCACCTTCCCGGAAAGAGAATGCTCTGTGCAAAGAAGACATCAGAAAGTAATCGAGGAGTCACCATCACCTTTTGCCACTCCTGAGTTGAGACTGGGGCTTAGGCAAGCAGCCAAGCGACTGGCTCAAGAGCTTGGCTACAGTAATGCCGGCACTGTAGAGTTTGTGGTTGACAAACATCGGAACTTCTATTTTCTAGAGATAAATACCAGGCTTCAAGTGGAGCACCCGATTACAGAAATGATTACAGGTTTCGACCTGGTTGCAGAGCAAATCGGGATCGCATCAGACCAGCCTCTTTCTATTAAAGAAGATGACTTGAAGTGGAAGGGGTGGGCTCTTGAAGCCCGCATTTATGCCGAGGACTCAGAGAATTTCTACCCCTCTCCAGGCAAGCTGCTCTCTTACGTAGAACCCCAAGGTGATGGTGTAAGAGTTGACTCCGGCTACAAAGCTGGTGACACTATTAGCCAGTTCTACGACCCTTTGATTGCTAAGTTGGTTGTTTGGGGCAAAGATAGAGATGAAGCGATAATGAAAATGTTAAAAGCTCTAGAGGATTATGAAATCACTGGCATTAAGAACAACATCCCCTTTCTGAAGAAAGCTTTCGATTCTGCAATGTTCAAGTCAGGAACCTATGATACGCATTTCATATCAAAATTATTGGAGGTGAAAAATGGGTGA
- a CDS encoding 3-keto-5-aminohexanoate cleavage protein, producing MGLQDKVVITAALTGVAANREQCKWIPYTPQEIAEEALSAYNAGASIVHIHGREYDGRPSWRVEIFREIMEEVRKRCPIIVNFSTGAVGIDRENRIAHIREVKPDIAALNMGTMNYAKYSPRRKNFVFSMVFQNPFDDIMFFLDTMNKSGVKPECECFDLGHLESLFPLVDMGSIKNFQVSLIFGVVGGMAATARNLTHVSSVVPPGVQWQVIGISEDQWLLVATALALGGNIRVGLEDNFYLSPGVMGEGNGPLVEKAARMTRDVGREPATVQEAKIILGLSQTKAK from the coding sequence ATGGGTTTACAAGACAAAGTGGTAATAACTGCTGCCTTGACCGGTGTCGCAGCTAACAGAGAACAATGCAAGTGGATCCCTTATACCCCTCAGGAAATCGCTGAAGAGGCGCTAAGTGCCTACAATGCTGGAGCTTCAATAGTACATATTCACGGCAGAGAATATGACGGCCGGCCGTCCTGGAGAGTGGAGATTTTTCGGGAAATTATGGAGGAGGTTCGGAAAAGGTGCCCCATTATAGTTAACTTCTCTACCGGCGCTGTAGGTATAGACAGAGAGAATAGAATCGCTCATATCCGGGAGGTAAAGCCAGACATCGCCGCCCTCAATATGGGCACAATGAATTATGCCAAATACAGTCCCAGGCGGAAGAATTTCGTTTTCTCTATGGTTTTCCAGAACCCATTCGATGATATAATGTTCTTTTTGGACACCATGAACAAAAGCGGTGTAAAGCCAGAGTGCGAATGCTTCGACCTTGGTCATTTGGAAAGCTTATTCCCATTGGTTGATATGGGATCGATCAAGAACTTTCAAGTAAGCCTCATTTTTGGTGTAGTTGGAGGAATGGCTGCCACCGCTAGAAATCTAACCCATGTGTCTAGTGTAGTACCTCCAGGAGTGCAATGGCAGGTAATAGGTATCAGTGAAGACCAATGGTTACTGGTAGCTACTGCTCTGGCTCTTGGTGGGAATATCAGAGTTGGACTCGAAGATAACTTCTATCTATCGCCGGGGGTTATGGGAGAAGGAAACGGCCCACTGGTGGAAAAAGCAGCAAGAATGACACGAGATGTTGGCAGGGAGCCAGCAACTGTGCAAGAGGCTAAAATCATTCTGGGCTTGAGTCAAACAAAGGCTAAATAA
- a CDS encoding acyl-CoA dehydrogenase, which yields MELGLSEEQEMLKTSARDFLQKECPKQLVRQLDESDTGYSSELWQKMAKLGWTGLVFPEKYGGSGGSFLDLIVLLEEMGHNILPGPFFSTVVLGGLTVLAAGSEEQKKDILPKIASGDMLLTLALTEPSARYDAPSVKTKAVAGTDGHVINGTKLFIPDANVADYILCVARTKKGKNPEDGITIFLVNAKSPGVKGTLLKTLARDKQCEVVFDNVSVPQSNILGKPDQGWPTVKDTLQKATVAKCAEMVGGAQAALEMAVQYAKDRVQFNRPIGSFQAIQHYCANMVTDVDGARFITYKAAWKVNEGLPSDMDVAIAKAWTSEACGRVTLLAHQIFGAIGFTMDHDIHLYYRRAKAGEIMFGDGDFQRAIVAQELGL from the coding sequence ATGGAACTTGGTCTGAGTGAAGAACAGGAGATGCTGAAGACATCAGCCCGTGACTTTCTGCAAAAGGAATGCCCCAAGCAACTGGTCAGGCAATTAGATGAGAGCGACACCGGCTATTCCTCTGAACTATGGCAAAAAATGGCGAAACTGGGCTGGACGGGGCTGGTATTCCCAGAGAAATATGGCGGTAGTGGCGGTAGCTTCTTAGATTTGATTGTCCTCCTTGAGGAGATGGGACACAATATACTGCCTGGCCCGTTTTTTTCAACTGTGGTCCTCGGCGGTCTAACCGTCTTGGCGGCAGGAAGCGAAGAGCAAAAGAAGGATATCCTGCCCAAAATTGCCAGTGGGGACATGCTCCTCACCTTGGCATTAACAGAGCCAAGTGCCAGATATGACGCACCATCAGTCAAGACCAAAGCCGTGGCTGGTACCGATGGACATGTTATCAACGGCACTAAACTTTTTATCCCTGATGCTAACGTGGCTGACTATATACTATGCGTGGCCAGGACAAAAAAGGGGAAAAACCCCGAGGACGGAATCACCATTTTCCTGGTTAATGCCAAAAGCCCTGGAGTTAAAGGCACTCTCCTGAAAACTCTAGCTCGTGATAAGCAATGTGAGGTTGTCTTCGACAACGTGAGTGTGCCACAAAGCAACATATTAGGAAAACCAGACCAGGGCTGGCCAACAGTAAAAGATACCCTCCAGAAGGCTACTGTAGCTAAATGCGCTGAGATGGTCGGCGGTGCTCAGGCTGCGCTAGAGATGGCTGTCCAGTATGCCAAGGACAGAGTCCAGTTTAACCGACCTATTGGCAGCTTTCAGGCCATCCAGCATTACTGTGCCAACATGGTAACCGATGTTGATGGTGCGCGATTCATCACGTACAAAGCAGCATGGAAAGTAAATGAAGGGCTGCCGTCTGATATGGATGTAGCCATAGCTAAGGCCTGGACCAGTGAAGCCTGCGGACGGGTTACCCTCTTAGCCCATCAAATATTTGGAGCAATCGGCTTCACCATGGACCACGATATCCACCTGTACTACAGGCGCGCGAAAGCTGGTGAGATAATGTTCGGCGACGGCGACTTCCAGCGGGCGATTGTAGCCCAGGAGTTAGGCCTATAG
- a CDS encoding biotin/lipoyl-binding carrier protein, which yields MTEVVSPITGSIWKIVVEPGSQVNEGDTIVILESMKMEIRVKSPHNGKVVEIRVKEGDSILEDDIIAIIE from the coding sequence ATGACAGAAGTTGTTTCACCAATTACAGGTAGCATCTGGAAAATCGTGGTAGAGCCTGGTTCACAAGTTAACGAGGGCGACACTATTGTTATTCTTGAATCCATGAAAATGGAAATCCGGGTGAAATCTCCTCACAACGGGAAGGTGGTAGAAATCAGAGTGAAAGAGGGTGACTCCATCCTGGAAGATGACATTATCGCCATCATCGAGTAG
- a CDS encoding acyl-CoA dehydrogenase, which translates to MDFRFSDREEAFRTEVEDFIKKELPAGWTEKNIYWPGGYGTLSEFEEANPHIEQFRHQLAERSWLNISWPKEYGGAGRTNIEQAIFHERMSYYRAPGGEVATLIGGPTIMLFGSDEMKKEWLPKIARGEARFWLAYSEPNAGSDLASIQTRAVEDGDDLIINGQKIWSTAAHVSHYAWMIARTDPNAAPHRGITLLIVDNQSPGVTIRPLTNICGSQSFNEVFFDNVVVPKKNIVGEKNRGWYYVMVALDFERLVIPIGGFKRTFEEITQYTKETKHNGQSLSQNPLIRNKLAEMAVEIEVAYMFFWQTAWMLDKGLVPNIEASVLKLFTTQLSQKLANTGMQVMGHYGPLERESKWASLRGRVQAGYLDCISALVGAGTSEIQRNIIAMRGLGLPRA; encoded by the coding sequence ATGGATTTTCGATTTAGCGACCGAGAAGAAGCATTTCGAACAGAGGTCGAGGATTTCATAAAAAAGGAGCTACCTGCAGGCTGGACCGAGAAAAACATTTACTGGCCTGGGGGGTACGGCACCTTATCAGAATTTGAAGAAGCTAACCCCCATATTGAGCAATTCAGACACCAGTTAGCTGAGAGAAGCTGGCTTAATATCTCATGGCCCAAAGAATATGGTGGCGCAGGACGTACCAATATTGAACAGGCCATCTTCCACGAGCGCATGAGCTACTATAGAGCACCCGGTGGTGAAGTAGCCACGCTAATCGGCGGTCCCACCATCATGCTCTTCGGCAGCGACGAAATGAAGAAAGAATGGCTGCCTAAAATAGCCAGAGGTGAAGCAAGGTTCTGGCTGGCTTACAGTGAACCAAACGCTGGTTCTGACCTTGCCTCTATTCAGACTCGTGCTGTTGAAGATGGCGATGACCTTATCATCAATGGACAAAAAATCTGGAGCACTGCGGCCCACGTGTCACATTATGCCTGGATGATTGCCAGGACAGACCCTAATGCTGCCCCTCACAGAGGGATTACATTGCTTATTGTAGACAACCAATCACCAGGTGTTACTATCCGCCCCTTGACAAACATATGTGGCTCTCAGTCTTTTAATGAAGTGTTTTTTGACAATGTAGTGGTGCCAAAAAAGAACATCGTCGGTGAGAAAAATAGGGGCTGGTATTACGTAATGGTAGCTCTGGACTTCGAGAGGCTTGTAATCCCCATAGGAGGCTTCAAGCGAACCTTCGAAGAAATAACGCAGTACACCAAAGAAACAAAACACAATGGACAATCCTTGAGCCAGAATCCCTTAATACGAAATAAACTAGCCGAGATGGCAGTCGAGATTGAAGTAGCCTACATGTTCTTCTGGCAAACAGCCTGGATGCTTGACAAAGGACTCGTCCCGAATATCGAGGCATCTGTGTTGAAGCTGTTTACCACCCAGCTAAGCCAAAAACTAGCCAACACCGGGATGCAGGTTATGGGACATTATGGACCGCTGGAAAGGGAATCCAAATGGGCATCCCTAAGAGGGAGAGTCCAGGCTGGATACCTGGATTGTATCTCAGCCCTAGTTGGTGCCGGCACTTCCGAAATCCAGCGCAACATCATTGCTATGAGGGGACTTGGGCTGCCACGTGCATAG
- a CDS encoding acyl-CoA dehydrogenase, translating into MDFRFTEDEEAFRKEVRQWLKQEIPQRWFELDPGIWEETEESWALSRQFQRKLGQKGWLAPAYPKEYGGLELSHTKRLILAEELAYNRAPISVEVEITVNWVAPTIALFGTEKQKKDYVTPVAKGDIIFCLGYSEPNAGSDLAALQTRAVEVGDEYVINGQKIWCSYGHLADYCWLAARTDPDASKHKGMSMFIVDMKTPGITIRPLINILNRHSFNEVFFDDVRIPKDNLVGQKNNGWYQLVIALDYERSSVGTAAAQQRTIEDLVRYAKETKRNGEPIANDPLLKNELAEMAIENEVLRLMCYRIAWMYSKGLHPSYESSMTMIFGSEVMRRLANVGMRILGHYGELDRDSKWAPLNARIMRLYLSSLSIGVGGGSNEIQRNIIAMRGLGLPRG; encoded by the coding sequence ATGGACTTCAGATTTACCGAAGATGAGGAGGCCTTCAGGAAAGAGGTTCGCCAATGGCTGAAGCAGGAGATTCCTCAAAGGTGGTTTGAACTCGACCCAGGCATATGGGAGGAAACCGAGGAATCATGGGCACTTTCCCGTCAGTTCCAGCGCAAACTGGGTCAGAAGGGCTGGCTAGCACCAGCATATCCTAAAGAATACGGTGGGCTGGAATTGAGCCACACCAAACGGCTTATACTAGCTGAAGAACTGGCTTACAACAGGGCACCGATAAGCGTGGAGGTAGAGATAACGGTAAACTGGGTGGCCCCCACCATTGCGCTCTTTGGCACCGAAAAGCAAAAGAAGGACTATGTAACCCCGGTGGCAAAAGGCGATATAATTTTCTGCCTTGGCTATAGTGAGCCAAACGCTGGCTCCGACCTCGCCGCACTACAAACCCGCGCTGTTGAAGTTGGCGATGAGTATGTGATTAACGGCCAGAAGATATGGTGTAGCTACGGGCATCTAGCCGACTATTGCTGGCTCGCTGCCAGAACTGACCCAGATGCATCCAAGCACAAAGGAATGAGCATGTTTATCGTTGATATGAAGACGCCGGGAATTACTATTCGTCCCCTGATAAACATCTTGAACCGACATTCTTTCAATGAGGTCTTCTTCGATGATGTGCGCATCCCCAAAGACAACCTGGTAGGGCAGAAAAACAACGGCTGGTATCAACTAGTTATAGCTTTAGATTATGAACGCTCCTCAGTTGGCACCGCTGCGGCACAGCAACGAACCATCGAAGACTTAGTTCGATACGCCAAAGAAACCAAACGTAACGGAGAACCTATTGCCAATGACCCCCTGCTCAAGAATGAACTGGCAGAAATGGCAATCGAAAATGAAGTTCTCCGTTTGATGTGTTATCGCATCGCTTGGATGTATAGTAAAGGCCTCCATCCCAGCTATGAATCTTCCATGACAATGATATTTGGCAGCGAAGTAATGAGACGGTTAGCCAACGTAGGTATGCGTATTCTAGGTCATTATGGGGAGCTGGACAGGGATTCTAAATGGGCCCCGCTCAATGCTAGGATAATGCGACTGTATCTAAGCTCCCTCTCTATAGGTGTCGGTGGTGGCTCCAACGAGATTCAACGTAACATTATCGCTATGAGAGGATTGGGATTACCACGAGGGTAA